One genomic region from Terriglobus aquaticus encodes:
- a CDS encoding YybH family protein, with protein MKRPEDIAEQFQEAWNSHEMTALAALFCADASFVNRFGHYVRGVQEIVALHAPIHETIYSDSTMQNEVISTIALGDDAAVLHCWSRLNIGKAHPAGPHSVDTVILAVLRLLPNGWRIQALENVTLTNPRTGQPVLRT; from the coding sequence ATGAAGCGACCCGAGGACATAGCTGAGCAGTTCCAAGAGGCGTGGAACAGCCACGAGATGACCGCACTTGCTGCGCTCTTTTGCGCGGACGCTAGCTTCGTCAACCGCTTCGGACACTACGTACGTGGCGTTCAGGAGATTGTCGCCCTGCATGCGCCGATTCACGAGACGATCTATAGCGATTCCACGATGCAGAATGAAGTCATTTCGACCATAGCTCTCGGCGATGATGCTGCAGTGCTCCACTGCTGGAGTCGTCTAAACATTGGCAAAGCACATCCGGCTGGTCCGCATTCGGTCGATACCGTGATCCTCGCGGTGCTGAGACTCTTACCCAACGGCTGGCGCATCCAGGCCCTTGAGAACGTGACACTGACAAACCCGCGCACAGGACAGCCTGTACTTCGAACGTGA
- a CDS encoding ArsR/SmtB family transcription factor, with protein sequence MSRAAHPADVFSAIGEPRRREVIAVLSDGREHAVNEIVLRMEVGQPAVSKHLGALRKAGVVTMVKRGQHRMYRLEPKGLKPVHDWVKAFERHWTQQIGDIKQRAERKALDRLIRLDDDVNRRKEN encoded by the coding sequence ATGTCGCGAGCAGCTCATCCGGCGGATGTTTTCAGTGCCATAGGCGAACCGCGGCGGCGCGAGGTTATCGCGGTGCTCTCTGATGGCCGGGAACACGCCGTCAACGAAATCGTTCTTCGGATGGAAGTGGGCCAGCCTGCCGTGTCCAAACATCTGGGTGCGCTACGCAAGGCGGGCGTGGTCACGATGGTTAAACGCGGACAGCATCGCATGTACCGCTTAGAGCCGAAGGGCCTGAAGCCTGTCCACGACTGGGTAAAGGCCTTCGAACGCCACTGGACACAACAGATCGGCGACATCAAGCAGCGCGCGGAGCGCAAGGCGCTGGACCGACTTATTCGCCTTGACGATGACGTGAATCGGCGAAAGGAGAACTGA
- a CDS encoding SRPBCC family protein: protein MAATVKKDVLQAFEIIKEEEIAAPVEIVFETILEQMGPLNRLPKKPMPMVLEAWPGGRWFRDLGNNAGHFWAVVQAIKPPSLLELSGPLIMSTPAMSNLQYRLTEENGVTHLRFVHRAMGWLGESDHGVNEGWAYLMECIHTAAVERARR, encoded by the coding sequence ATGGCAGCCACTGTGAAGAAAGACGTACTGCAGGCCTTCGAGATCATCAAGGAGGAGGAGATTGCGGCACCGGTAGAGATCGTATTCGAGACCATTCTCGAACAGATGGGGCCCTTGAATCGGCTACCCAAGAAGCCGATGCCCATGGTTCTGGAGGCATGGCCCGGCGGACGGTGGTTTCGCGATCTGGGCAACAACGCCGGCCACTTCTGGGCAGTCGTGCAGGCGATCAAGCCGCCTTCGCTGCTGGAACTCTCAGGGCCGCTGATCATGTCGACTCCGGCGATGTCGAACCTTCAATACCGCCTCACGGAAGAGAACGGCGTGACCCATCTTCGATTCGTGCACCGGGCGATGGGCTGGTTGGGAGAGAGCGACCACGGCGTGAACGAAGGGTGGGCTTATCTGATGGAGTGCATTCACACGGCAGCGGTTGAAAGGGCGAGGCGATAG
- a CDS encoding DUF899 family protein has protein sequence MWSNEQIAAMSKPAIVSREEWDKAWLEMLGKEKEHTRARDALAAARRRMPWLAVEKEYVFESGDGKKSLLDLFEGRRQLIVYRAFFDSGVYGFPDHACVGCSLGADQVSHLSHLHERDTTLAYASRGTQEQLANLKNRMGWQHIPWYTIVDDFDKDFGVDEWHGHNVFIRDENDKIFRTYFINVRGDEAMGTVWSYLDATPLGRQEDWEDSPAGYPQTPRYKWWRWHDAYGNEDRKWSKVVDDAATRNLR, from the coding sequence ATGTGGAGCAATGAACAGATCGCTGCAATGAGCAAACCGGCTATTGTCTCCCGCGAAGAGTGGGACAAGGCTTGGCTCGAGATGCTGGGCAAAGAGAAGGAACATACGCGGGCACGCGACGCACTGGCTGCGGCACGCCGGCGGATGCCGTGGCTGGCGGTCGAGAAGGAATATGTCTTCGAAAGCGGCGACGGGAAGAAATCACTCCTTGATCTGTTTGAAGGCCGGCGTCAACTGATTGTCTACCGCGCTTTTTTCGATTCAGGTGTCTACGGATTCCCGGATCATGCCTGTGTCGGCTGTTCGCTCGGCGCAGACCAGGTCTCGCATCTCTCGCACCTGCACGAACGCGACACTACGCTTGCTTACGCCTCTCGCGGTACACAGGAACAGCTTGCCAACTTGAAGAACCGCATGGGCTGGCAACACATCCCGTGGTACACCATCGTCGATGACTTCGATAAGGATTTCGGCGTGGATGAATGGCACGGCCACAACGTTTTCATTCGTGACGAGAACGACAAGATCTTTCGAACGTATTTCATCAATGTCCGGGGCGATGAAGCGATGGGCACCGTATGGAGCTACCTGGACGCAACCCCACTCGGACGGCAGGAGGATTGGGAAGACTCGCCGGCGGGCTACCCACAGACACCGCGCTACAAGTGGTGGCGCTGGCACGACGCCTACGGGAATGAAGACCGCAAATGGTCGAAGGTGGTTGATGACGCCGCGACACGAAACCTGAGGTAA
- a CDS encoding carboxypeptidase regulatory-like domain-containing protein, which yields MPHFRSIVFAATMSLPLFLSSASINPLLAQETTGSLQGTVRDPSGAVVAHATVTVTTPTLVGSKSDTTDSKGNYHFANLPPGSYTITVDAQGFTQLKQTGLMIEVGRSPSVDLKLGIGSENTTVEVTTESPQIDTTSVTTQTVVGADVIQYVPRGTTFQSVIQFAPAARNEPLMGNTTTNGSGSVSPGNGSNGSPYGYSIAGGSDSENSYLVEGQETANLIGGYSHTNVPFDFIQEVQVKTSGIASEYGGAMGGVVNVIMKKGSAQFHGSAFIQYNSSGLNGSPNPSPRYNPLDSGTTTNWLGSSAGYQGFIDPAYQSNTPVKPKTSLVFPGFTLGGPLVPFSSTLKDKLFFFVGFNPQLSRYAIQVNYGPSNGGLVPFSQNQNTYYTIARVDAQATKRIRVFGSWLYQLQRENGENLPSLDSKQGYFNAATGCFGAATSASNPCLSTGIPQFANAHTLGYVAPNITVNTGADITVTNNIVATSHFGYYFENYHDFGFPTTGVLNYFNTNGLGTTDATGAPLPAAYQQSTGYYNAALDQNYTQYNASKAIQFDQDVAWFKSGWGGSHNFKFGYQLTRNSNTLNQHYNEPLVNLYVGNSSAAQYSPSSSTGNANCAAYVALYGACQGRYGYVSIEDFGTHGSATSYNHGLYAQDSWTIARRLTLDYGVRFDKEYLPGEAQNATSITGANLSKPINFSWTDKFAPRIGASWDVAGDGKTKIFGDYGKFYDTMKLNLAISSFGGQYWQNCYFALDTPNLGSINPVFNSASRYCSGAAPNSTTNFAGGATPAGLTFLESQDFRSFPTTCSTCSAVQEGVAPGLKPYQQHEAVVGVDRQLTRTLALEVRYDRRRLDQAIEDASLASSVTGSETFVVVNPGRGVNASYTGFCQFLYGAGAADCTSSSGQYPPDQQIPAARSYDGVEFRLQKAVSNHWSGMLSYTYSYFRGNYTGLTSSDLADGGSGGRNAPNNSRSFDEPYFQYNANGGSSSGRLPTDRPNTFKGYAYYTLGYLRRFNSDFGIFQTIYQGSPNTTYTNVGYSENAFPVDVFNRGKWADVTQDPSTGIITVGTPRTFRNPWYNQTDFDFTESFKIDDRQSLRFATTFTNLLNDHAVTAVYEQLDSAYSANQYITPGGYAFYDGAAFYAAAEHPYDVAKSLNGSTATSNNLGGPETINSQYGKPLYYQQPRNIRFQLSYTF from the coding sequence ATGCCTCATTTCCGTTCCATCGTGTTCGCTGCCACGATGTCGCTGCCACTCTTCCTCAGTTCTGCATCCATCAACCCTCTCCTTGCACAAGAAACGACCGGCTCGCTCCAGGGCACGGTGCGTGATCCTTCCGGTGCGGTCGTTGCTCACGCGACGGTCACGGTCACCACCCCAACGCTGGTCGGAAGCAAGAGCGACACGACTGACAGCAAGGGCAACTACCACTTCGCGAACCTGCCTCCCGGCTCGTACACCATCACGGTCGATGCGCAGGGCTTCACCCAACTGAAGCAAACGGGATTGATGATCGAGGTAGGACGCAGCCCGTCGGTCGATCTGAAGCTCGGCATTGGGTCAGAAAACACGACCGTAGAGGTGACGACCGAAAGCCCGCAGATCGACACGACTTCTGTGACCACGCAGACGGTCGTCGGGGCAGACGTAATCCAGTACGTTCCGCGTGGCACCACCTTTCAGTCCGTTATCCAGTTCGCCCCGGCCGCTCGCAACGAACCGCTGATGGGCAACACCACCACCAATGGCAGTGGCAGCGTTTCGCCCGGTAACGGCAGTAACGGCAGCCCCTACGGCTACTCCATTGCGGGCGGTTCCGATTCTGAAAACTCCTACCTGGTCGAAGGCCAGGAAACCGCCAACCTGATTGGCGGCTACTCCCACACCAACGTTCCGTTCGACTTCATCCAGGAAGTTCAGGTGAAGACATCGGGCATCGCGTCAGAGTACGGCGGCGCCATGGGTGGCGTGGTCAATGTGATCATGAAGAAGGGCAGCGCGCAGTTCCACGGCTCCGCCTTCATTCAGTACAACTCGTCCGGCCTGAATGGGTCGCCCAACCCCTCGCCACGCTACAACCCGCTTGACTCCGGCACGACGACCAACTGGCTGGGCAGCAGCGCGGGCTACCAGGGCTTTATCGATCCTGCCTACCAGAGCAACACGCCCGTCAAGCCAAAAACCAGCCTTGTCTTTCCCGGCTTCACGCTGGGCGGCCCCCTGGTTCCATTTAGTAGCACGCTTAAAGACAAGCTGTTCTTCTTTGTTGGCTTCAACCCCCAGCTCAGCCGGTACGCCATCCAGGTGAACTACGGACCCAGCAATGGCGGCCTGGTGCCGTTCAGCCAGAACCAGAACACCTACTACACCATTGCCCGCGTGGACGCACAGGCCACGAAACGCATCCGCGTGTTCGGCTCATGGCTCTACCAACTGCAGCGCGAGAACGGCGAGAACCTGCCTTCTCTGGATTCCAAGCAGGGCTACTTCAACGCCGCCACGGGATGCTTCGGTGCGGCTACCTCGGCAAGCAATCCTTGCCTATCTACGGGCATTCCGCAATTCGCTAATGCGCACACGCTGGGCTACGTGGCACCCAACATCACGGTCAACACGGGTGCCGACATCACCGTTACCAACAACATCGTGGCAACGTCGCACTTCGGCTATTACTTCGAGAATTATCACGACTTCGGCTTTCCCACGACGGGCGTGCTGAACTACTTCAACACCAACGGCCTGGGCACGACCGATGCGACGGGCGCTCCGTTACCTGCTGCCTACCAACAATCGACCGGCTACTACAACGCTGCGCTTGACCAGAACTACACGCAGTACAACGCCAGCAAAGCTATCCAGTTCGATCAGGATGTTGCCTGGTTCAAGAGCGGCTGGGGCGGTAGCCACAACTTCAAGTTCGGCTATCAACTCACCCGCAATTCCAACACCTTGAACCAGCACTACAACGAACCGCTGGTGAACCTGTACGTCGGCAACTCCTCTGCCGCTCAGTACAGCCCGTCCAGCAGCACGGGCAACGCAAACTGCGCGGCCTACGTGGCTCTGTACGGCGCCTGCCAGGGCCGCTACGGCTATGTGTCGATCGAAGATTTCGGCACCCACGGATCAGCAACCAGCTACAACCACGGCCTGTACGCTCAGGACTCGTGGACCATCGCTCGTCGCCTCACGCTCGACTACGGCGTTCGCTTCGACAAGGAATACCTGCCTGGTGAAGCGCAGAACGCAACCTCAATCACCGGCGCCAATCTTTCCAAGCCGATCAACTTTAGCTGGACCGACAAGTTCGCTCCCCGCATTGGTGCTTCCTGGGATGTAGCCGGCGACGGCAAGACGAAAATCTTCGGCGACTATGGCAAGTTCTACGACACGATGAAGCTGAATCTTGCGATCAGCTCCTTTGGCGGCCAGTACTGGCAGAACTGCTACTTCGCCCTGGATACACCCAACCTCGGCAGCATCAATCCTGTGTTCAACAGCGCCAGCCGTTATTGCAGCGGTGCGGCTCCCAATAGCACCACCAACTTCGCTGGTGGGGCGACGCCCGCCGGTCTCACCTTTCTGGAGAGCCAGGACTTCCGCAGCTTTCCAACTACCTGCTCAACCTGCAGCGCGGTGCAGGAGGGTGTGGCTCCCGGCCTGAAGCCGTACCAGCAGCATGAAGCTGTGGTTGGCGTGGATCGTCAGCTCACCCGCACGCTTGCATTGGAAGTTCGCTACGATCGCCGCCGACTCGATCAGGCGATTGAGGACGCGTCGCTCGCATCTTCGGTTACCGGCAGCGAGACCTTCGTCGTCGTCAACCCTGGTCGTGGCGTGAATGCCAGCTACACCGGCTTCTGCCAATTCCTGTATGGCGCTGGCGCTGCAGACTGCACCTCCAGCAGCGGCCAGTACCCGCCGGACCAGCAGATTCCAGCGGCGCGCAGTTATGACGGTGTCGAGTTCCGTTTGCAGAAGGCCGTGAGCAATCACTGGTCGGGCATGTTGTCCTACACGTACAGCTACTTCCGCGGCAACTACACCGGCCTCACCAGCTCTGACCTGGCAGACGGCGGCTCCGGCGGTCGTAACGCTCCCAACAACAGCCGTTCCTTTGATGAACCCTACTTCCAGTACAACGCCAACGGCGGATCCTCCAGCGGCCGCCTTCCCACCGATCGTCCCAACACGTTCAAGGGATATGCGTACTACACCCTTGGCTACCTGCGCCGGTTCAACTCGGACTTCGGTATCTTCCAGACCATCTACCAGGGCTCGCCGAATACCACCTACACCAACGTGGGCTACAGCGAGAATGCCTTCCCAGTTGATGTCTTCAATCGCGGCAAGTGGGCTGACGTAACGCAGGATCCGTCCACCGGCATCATCACGGTTGGCACCCCCCGCACCTTCCGCAATCCCTGGTACAACCAGACCGACTTCGACTTCACGGAGTCGTTCAAGATTGACGATCGGCAGTCGCTCCGATTCGCCACTACCTTCACCAACCTGCTAAATGATCACGCGGTCACTGCGGTGTACGAACAGCTTGACTCCGCCTACTCCGCCAACCAATACATCACGCCGGGCGGTTACGCCTTCTACGACGGCGCTGCCTTCTACGCCGCCGCGGAGCACCCGTACGACGTGGCCAAATCACTGAACGGCAGCACCGCCACGAGCAACAACTTGGGCGGTCCAGAGACGATCAACTCACAATATGGCAAGCCGCTGTATTACCAACAGCCGCGCAACATCCGCTTTCAGTTGAGCTACACCTTCTAA
- a CDS encoding TonB-dependent receptor — protein MRNRNVIQIGAVATMLSCVAAAYGQSSTGSLFGTVTDTSGAVVPNATVSVVNVDTGVRTDVKTNGEGLYSLRFLQIGQYRVMVEAPGFRPYAVGPVTVETNLPLKVDSTLAIGSETSVSVNADVVPLLNTENGTVQAVVDAKTIDNVPINGRNFTQLTQFTPGIALTNQNQWNGATGNPNNSGVRQQSVATAPSINGNRMITNNYTLDGIQFFDSGANFSNAFGLPGYNPSPDAIQQVTVVSTNPAAEFGFGTGGQILTVLKSGTNSFHGSAYDYLQNWNQDANTWGNKRVANVASFTPRTRYTQQTFGGTLGGPIFRDKLFFFADYAGYRKPTSATSLYSVLPQAFRNGDFSALLTAANGSKQLYDSQNGYRAFANNQLPINNPVAKYLFAHPELYPLPNRTSPAADGVYQNYTGAAVKSLDRNDQGDIKIDYRISDRDSVFARASFSQARSGASNQGVGFALPLVSEFPFSSYAASYTRVFSPTILNEFRGGFTRIAYNSYNQDFTGVFGNNGDGLVGISLPFAQTAPGFTAQSFVQNASTPPSTLGTAASGRLALDNNYEYDDTLSIQRGRHQLRAGIQVVFYENNFQANPAGALGTFTYNGLYTGNPAAKSPNGYDLADWVLGYASASSISVGGTGRRGGRQIRSAYFFQDDFRVNDKLTLNLGLRYEYDQPFHEVQNRIAKIDIATGQLRLAGVNGNNRALYNPFYGQVDPRFGFAYQINPRTVVRGGFASTTFMDFNQFVSHATNRPFVNTATAAGVTPSATTGGTVINPANGFANVAAASTPTSYATWRDDLRPAFVPSYDLSLEYQLSNTQTLMAAYVGNIGNRLLNLRNINQLHNPVVGTSTEVAPYFALAGQTNTVTLFDQEGMQNYNAGEVIYRKRASRGITFTLNYTFAKNLTNAQGYAAPSNISGGSNYPQDSYNLRAEYGPAGFDIRQNLTSTFVAELPFGRGRAIGRNMNPVLDTLVGGWKVAGNATLYTGFPITVQANNAANTNQATGRANHYRKLVRRNPKFLPVVQATTASGAGQYGWWGNDPSATPCTTPGVDNGICAYGVPAAGTYGNAGIGTERSPGFRGIDAAGFKNFHIWRENNLVFRVDAYNVGNIASYNNPGRSVATPSTFGLVQSTRSQQRQIQFALKYTF, from the coding sequence GTGCGAAACAGGAATGTCATTCAAATTGGGGCAGTGGCAACCATGCTGTCCTGCGTTGCGGCAGCATATGGACAGAGCAGCACGGGGTCTCTGTTTGGAACGGTAACTGACACTTCCGGAGCTGTGGTCCCCAACGCAACCGTCTCCGTTGTGAATGTCGACACAGGCGTGAGGACGGATGTGAAGACAAACGGCGAGGGACTCTACTCGCTGCGCTTTCTGCAGATCGGCCAATACCGGGTGATGGTGGAAGCGCCAGGTTTCAGGCCCTACGCCGTTGGACCGGTGACGGTTGAGACCAACCTGCCGCTGAAGGTGGACAGCACGCTGGCCATTGGGTCAGAGACTTCCGTGTCCGTGAACGCGGATGTGGTTCCGCTGCTGAACACGGAAAACGGCACCGTGCAGGCTGTGGTGGACGCGAAGACGATCGACAACGTGCCGATCAACGGCCGCAACTTTACGCAGCTGACGCAGTTCACGCCAGGCATCGCGCTGACCAACCAGAACCAATGGAACGGCGCGACTGGCAACCCGAACAATTCCGGTGTGCGCCAGCAGAGCGTGGCCACAGCGCCGTCCATCAACGGCAACCGCATGATCACGAACAACTACACGCTGGACGGCATCCAGTTCTTCGACTCCGGTGCCAACTTCTCGAACGCCTTCGGCCTGCCCGGCTACAACCCGAGCCCGGATGCGATTCAGCAGGTCACCGTGGTCAGCACAAATCCGGCAGCCGAGTTCGGCTTCGGCACCGGCGGACAGATTCTGACTGTGTTGAAGAGCGGCACCAACAGCTTCCACGGCAGCGCCTACGACTACCTGCAGAACTGGAACCAGGACGCGAACACCTGGGGTAACAAGCGCGTGGCGAATGTTGCGAGCTTCACGCCCAGGACACGCTACACTCAGCAGACCTTTGGCGGCACGCTGGGCGGCCCCATCTTCCGAGACAAGCTGTTCTTCTTCGCCGACTACGCCGGCTACCGGAAGCCGACTTCCGCGACGTCGCTGTACAGCGTGCTGCCGCAGGCGTTCCGCAATGGCGATTTCTCTGCGCTGCTAACGGCTGCAAACGGCAGCAAGCAGTTGTACGACTCGCAGAACGGCTATCGTGCCTTTGCAAACAACCAGCTACCGATCAATAACCCGGTGGCGAAGTACCTGTTTGCGCATCCGGAGCTTTACCCCTTGCCAAATCGCACATCACCTGCGGCGGATGGTGTGTACCAGAACTACACGGGCGCGGCGGTCAAGTCGCTGGACCGGAACGATCAGGGCGACATCAAGATCGACTACAGGATCTCTGACCGCGACAGCGTGTTCGCTCGCGCTTCGTTCAGCCAGGCTCGCTCCGGTGCTTCGAATCAGGGCGTCGGTTTCGCGTTGCCGCTGGTCTCAGAGTTCCCCTTCAGCAGCTATGCCGCGAGCTACACGCGCGTCTTCTCGCCGACGATCTTGAACGAGTTCCGCGGCGGCTTCACGCGCATCGCCTACAACAGCTATAACCAGGACTTTACGGGCGTGTTCGGCAACAACGGCGATGGCCTGGTGGGTATTAGCCTGCCATTTGCGCAAACCGCACCAGGCTTCACTGCGCAATCGTTCGTGCAGAACGCGTCTACGCCGCCTTCCACTTTGGGGACGGCTGCATCGGGTCGTCTTGCTCTAGATAACAATTACGAGTACGACGACACTCTCTCGATCCAGCGTGGACGGCACCAATTGCGCGCCGGCATCCAGGTGGTCTTCTACGAAAATAACTTCCAGGCGAATCCGGCGGGCGCGCTGGGTACATTCACCTACAACGGCCTGTACACCGGCAATCCCGCGGCGAAGTCACCCAACGGTTATGACCTGGCGGACTGGGTGCTTGGCTATGCGTCTGCTTCGTCGATCAGCGTGGGCGGTACCGGACGTCGCGGTGGGAGACAGATTCGGTCCGCTTACTTCTTCCAGGACGACTTCCGCGTGAACGACAAGCTCACGTTGAATCTCGGCCTGCGGTATGAGTACGACCAGCCCTTCCACGAGGTGCAGAACCGCATCGCCAAGATCGACATTGCGACCGGGCAGTTGCGGCTGGCGGGTGTGAACGGCAACAACCGCGCGCTCTATAACCCGTTTTACGGTCAGGTTGATCCGCGCTTTGGCTTCGCGTACCAGATCAACCCGCGCACAGTGGTTCGCGGTGGCTTTGCCAGCACGACGTTTATGGACTTCAACCAGTTCGTTAGCCACGCCACCAACCGACCGTTCGTGAACACCGCAACGGCAGCGGGCGTGACGCCCAGCGCGACTACGGGTGGTACGGTCATCAATCCTGCAAACGGCTTCGCCAACGTCGCGGCAGCGAGCACACCCACCAGCTACGCAACGTGGCGCGACGACCTACGGCCCGCATTTGTGCCGTCGTACGATCTGTCGTTGGAATACCAGCTGAGCAACACGCAGACACTGATGGCAGCGTACGTCGGCAACATCGGCAACCGCCTGTTGAACCTTCGCAACATCAACCAGCTGCACAATCCGGTGGTGGGCACCAGCACCGAGGTCGCGCCGTACTTCGCGCTTGCCGGACAGACGAACACGGTCACGCTGTTCGACCAAGAAGGTATGCAGAACTACAACGCGGGCGAGGTGATCTACCGTAAGCGCGCGAGCCGCGGCATCACTTTTACGCTGAACTACACGTTTGCCAAAAACCTGACCAACGCGCAGGGATACGCGGCGCCGTCGAACATCTCTGGCGGTAGCAACTACCCGCAGGACTCATACAATCTGCGTGCGGAGTACGGCCCGGCCGGCTTCGACATTCGGCAGAACCTTACGTCGACATTTGTCGCGGAGCTGCCGTTCGGTCGTGGTCGCGCGATCGGACGCAACATGAACCCCGTGCTGGATACTCTGGTTGGCGGCTGGAAGGTAGCGGGCAACGCAACGCTGTACACCGGGTTCCCGATCACGGTCCAGGCGAACAACGCCGCAAACACAAACCAAGCTACAGGTCGCGCCAATCACTACCGCAAGCTGGTGCGCCGCAATCCCAAGTTCCTGCCAGTGGTTCAGGCGACCACGGCAAGTGGGGCGGGCCAGTATGGATGGTGGGGCAACGATCCCTCTGCTACGCCGTGCACCACGCCCGGTGTTGACAACGGCATTTGCGCTTATGGCGTGCCGGCTGCCGGGACGTATGGCAACGCTGGGATCGGTACGGAGCGCAGCCCGGGGTTCCGCGGGATCGACGCTGCCGGATTTAAGAACTTCCACATCTGGCGCGAGAACAACTTGGTCTTCCGCGTGGATGCGTACAACGTGGGCAACATCGCGTCGTACAACAACCCTGGTCGCAGCGTAGCGACACCTTCCACTTTCGGGCTTGTGCAGAGCACGCGCTCGCAGCAGCGCCAAATCCAGTTCGCTCTGAAATACACGTTCTAA
- a CDS encoding MFS transporter, protein MTEKRDGRWVAVALLWWVCFFNYADRQAIFSVFPLLSRDLHLGPYQLGFVGSAFMWMYAVTGPIAGRLCDRFSRKWIIVIALTLWSLVTGATAFVHTLTPLIVLRTLSGLGEAFYFPAALSLLADYHGPDTRSRALAFHQSGVYVGTVAGGGLAAWIAERSGWHQSFAFFGAGGLVLAVILALYLRQPHMRNTVKRMPETLNLEKQLFRLAQNQRAQLLVCIFIGANFVASCFLTWLPTFLYQRWHLNVASAGLQSTIYVQVASILGVLLGGVLADRMSRKRRGGRMRTQAIGLFVGAPFLLLFGGASALSLVIFALIGFGLAKGIYDSNIWASLYDTVSEEERGFAAGLMNSLGWIGGGLAPLYVAGLSKRLGMAHALGNTGWLYLLLGLLMALLASRFARFNQ, encoded by the coding sequence GTGACCGAAAAAAGAGACGGTCGCTGGGTCGCGGTAGCGCTGCTGTGGTGGGTCTGCTTTTTCAACTATGCAGATCGCCAGGCGATCTTTTCCGTTTTTCCGTTGCTGTCGCGCGATCTACATCTGGGCCCTTACCAGCTTGGCTTTGTCGGCTCCGCATTCATGTGGATGTACGCCGTGACCGGGCCCATCGCCGGCCGCTTGTGCGACCGGTTCAGCCGCAAGTGGATCATCGTCATCGCGCTAACGTTGTGGTCGCTTGTCACCGGAGCGACAGCGTTCGTCCATACCCTGACTCCACTCATCGTTCTGCGAACGCTAAGCGGCTTGGGCGAGGCCTTTTACTTTCCCGCCGCACTCTCGCTGCTCGCCGACTACCACGGCCCAGACACTCGCTCCCGCGCGCTCGCCTTTCACCAGTCGGGTGTGTATGTGGGCACGGTAGCCGGTGGCGGACTCGCGGCATGGATCGCGGAGCGCAGCGGATGGCACCAGAGCTTTGCCTTCTTTGGAGCGGGCGGGCTGGTGCTGGCAGTCATTCTTGCTCTTTATCTTCGACAGCCGCACATGCGCAACACGGTTAAGCGCATGCCTGAGACCCTCAACCTCGAAAAGCAGCTTTTTCGACTTGCGCAGAACCAGCGTGCGCAACTGCTGGTCTGCATCTTCATCGGCGCAAACTTCGTCGCTTCCTGCTTTCTAACGTGGCTGCCCACGTTCTTGTACCAGCGTTGGCACCTGAACGTTGCGTCGGCCGGTTTACAGTCGACCATTTACGTGCAGGTCGCCTCAATCTTGGGCGTGCTGCTGGGCGGCGTGCTCGCGGATCGCATGTCACGCAAGCGGCGTGGCGGACGCATGCGGACACAGGCTATCGGCCTGTTTGTCGGTGCGCCCTTCCTGCTGCTCTTCGGTGGCGCATCTGCGTTATCGCTGGTGATCTTTGCGCTGATCGGCTTCGGCCTGGCCAAAGGAATCTACGACTCGAACATCTGGGCATCGCTTTACGACACCGTCTCCGAAGAGGAGCGAGGCTTTGCCGCGGGCCTGATGAACTCCCTCGGCTGGATCGGTGGAGGCTTGGCGCCGCTGTATGTAGCTGGCCTATCCAAGCGCCTCGGCATGGCGCACGCACTTGGCAACACTGGTTGGCTCTATTTGCTGTTGGGTCTGCTCATGGCGTTGCTCGCCTCTCGCTTTGCCCGCTTCAACCAGTAG